A section of the Chlorocebus sabaeus isolate Y175 chromosome 13, mChlSab1.0.hap1, whole genome shotgun sequence genome encodes:
- the TPBG gene encoding trophoblast glycoprotein encodes MPRGCSRGPAAGDGRLRLARLALVLLGWVSSSSPTSLASSSSSSSAPFLASAASGQPPLPDQCPALCECSEAARTVKCVNRNLTEVPTDLPRYVRNLFLTGNQLAVLPAGAFARRPPLAELAALNLSGSRLDEVRAGAFEHLPSLRQLDLSHNPLAYLSPFAFSGSNASISAPSPLVELILNHIVPPDDKRQNRSFEGMVAAALVAGRALQGLHRLELASNHFLYLPRDVLAQLPSLGHLDLSNNSLVSLTYVSFRNLTHLESLHLEDNALKVLHNGTLAELQGLPHVKVFLDNNPWVCDCHMADMVTWLKQTEVVQGKDRLTCAFPEKMRNRVLLELNSADLDCDPILPPSLQTSYVFLGIVLALIGAIFLLVLYLNRKGIKKWMHNIRDACRDHMEGYHYRYEINADPRLTNLSSNSDV; translated from the coding sequence ATGCCTAGGGGGTGCTCCCGGGGCCCCGCCGCCGGGGACGGGCGGCTGCGGCTGGCGCGACTGGCGCTGGTTCTCCTGGGCTGGGTCTCCTCGTCTTCTCCCACCTCCTtggcatcctcctcctcctcctcctcggcgCCGTTCCTGGCTTCCGCCGCGTCCGGCCAGCCCCCGCTGCCCGACCAGTGTCCCGCGCTTTGCGAGTGCTCCGAGGCGGCGCGCACAGTCAAGTGCGTTAACCGCAATCTGACCGAGGTGCCCACGGACCTGCCCCGCTACGTGCGCAACCTCTTCCTTACCGGCAACCAGCTGGCCGTGCTCCCTGCCGGCGCCTTTGCCCGCCGGCCGCCGCTGGCGGAGCTGGCTGCGCTCAACCTCAGCGGCAGCCGCCTGGACGAGGTGCGCGCGGGCGCCTTCGAGCATCTGCCCAGCCTGCGCCAGCTCGACCTCAGCCACAACCCACTGGCCTACCTCAGCCCCTTCGCTTTCTCGGGCAGCAATGCCAGCATCTCGGCCCCCAGTCCCCTTGTGGAACTGATCCTGAACCACATCGTGCCCCCTGATGATAAGCGGCAGAACCGGAGCTTcgagggcatggtggcggcggcCCTGGTGGCGGGCCGTGCACTGCAGGGGCTCCACCGCCTGGAGCTGGCCAGCAACCACTTCCTTTACCTGCCGCGGGATGTGCTGGCCCAGCTGCCCAGCCTCGGGCACCTGGACTTAAGTAACAATTCGCTGGTGAGCCTGACCTACGTGTCCTTCCGCAACCTGACACATCTAGAAAGCCTCCACCTGGAGGACAATGCCCTCAAGGTCCTTCACAATGGCACCCTGGCTGAGTTGCAAGGTCTGCCCCACGTTAAGGTCTTCCTGGACAACAATCCCTGGGTTTGCGACTGCCACATGGCAGACATGGTGACCTGGCTCAAGCAAACAGAGGTGGTGCAGGGCAAAGACCGGCTCACTTGTGCTTTTCCGGAAAAAATGAGGAATCGGGTCCTCTTGGAACTCAACAGTGCTGACCTGGACTGTGACCCGATTCTTCCCCCATCCCTGCAAACCTCTTATGTCTTTCTGGGTATTGTTTTAGCCCTGATAGGCGCTATTTTCCTCCTGGTTTTGTATTTGAACCGCAAGGGGATAAAAAAGTGGATGCATAACATCAGAGATGCCTGCAGGGATCACATGGAAGGGTATCATTACAGATATGAAATCAATGCGGACCCCAGGTTAACAAACCTCAGTTCTAACTCGGATGTCTGA